DNA from Roseimicrobium sp. ORNL1:
TCGCGGTATCGGCGAGCGAGGGTGTCAGGAGATGGTCGCGGATGGCGCGGTCCCAGAGGCCATCCGTGAGACCATCTGTGCAGAAGAGAAACTTGTCCCCCACCTCACACTTCACGGCGCCGATGTGGGGATTCAGAATCTGGTGGCCGGCACCGAGCGCCTGCTGCAGCACGTTCTTTCGCGGATGGCTGCGCTGTTCGCGCTCATTGATCTTTCCCGTGCGGCGCAGCCAGCCGACATGCGAGTGGTCATGCGTGATCTGCGTCATGCCACCTTCTTCCTTGGGAAGGTAGTAGATGCGGCTGTCGCCGAGGTGCGCGAAGTACATCCACTCCGGCGTGAACCACCCCAGGCTCAGCGTCGCGCCCATGCCGGCGCATTCCGGATACCCGCGGCCCAGGCGCGTGAGTTCCTCGTGAATGCGGTCGAAGAGCGTATCGAGAATGTCCTCGAAGCCAGGCACCATGCGCTGGGCGGAGAACTTGAAACTGCGCGGAAGCAGGCGCGTGATCTTGTCCACCGCGATGCGGCTCGCAAATTCACCTGATGCCGCGCCGCCCATACCATCGCTCACGGCAAAGATGTAGTCCGACTCCGCCAGAGAGCCATCGCCAATCTTCCCGAGAAAGCGCACTTCCCGCGCATCAAACGTGAGCGCGAGGAACGCATCCTCATTGTTGGGCCGGACGCGGCCTTTGTGTGTCATCCCAGACCAGTGCAGGTGCGTGGGCTGGGGACCGGGCTCGGGTTGGGAAGTGGACGCAGGTAAGGAATCAGGATCTGTCTCGGTCATGCTGCGGGAGCGGGAAGCGTGGCCTCTTGCGAGGGCGGCTGCTCATCTAGGAGGGTGGCGAACTCGAAGTCAATCACGCAAAAGCGCCCCTCCCTCGCGTTGTACGTGATGTTACGTAAAAAGGCATCCTCATGCCGCACGCCGTAGTGCTCGAGCTTGCCGAAGACCTGCTTCATTTTCTCCTCGGACATGTGCTCCACACGAGCCCCGCAATTGGTGGTGACAAGTTTCAGGGCTTCGGCATCGGCCTCCAATACCTTGGGCACAAAGTCGCAGCCCTTCTCCTCCAGGTACTTCAACACCCGCACTTCGTTCTCGAAGCGCTCTTTGGCGTTGTGGCCACGGAACGTTTTGTGCACGCGCCCGTCGTACCCGATTCGCACCATGGCCCTGACCGTGTCTTTCACCTCCTGCATCGGTCCGCACTCTCCCACCCCCACGGAATGATGGCAATACGCAAAATGCGTACACCTTTTACCGCGGTTCAGAATGATCCCGCGTTGCAGTGAAAAAGATGGCCCTGATATGATTTTTTAAATTGCAGATGGCACGCTAAATGCTTTATCCGTGCGCAACGCAACCACTCACAAGGTCAGCTTGAAAACGCTCCCAAACTGGTGAATTGCCCGTGCTTCAAATCAAACGAGACCAAACCTTAACACCCTAAAGCATCCCATCCATGGCCAAGTACAAATTGGAATATATCTGGCTCGACGGTTACACTCCTGTGCCGAATCTGCGCGGCAAGACCCAGATCAAGGAATTCGCCAGCTTTCCCAAACTTGAAGAACTGCCTCTCTGGGGTTTCGACGGCAGCTCCACCCAGCAGGCCGAAGGCCGCAGCTCCGACTGCGTGCTCAAGCCCGTGGCGGTGTATCCCGACACGACCCGTAAGAACGGCGTGCTCGTGATGTGCGAGGTCATGATGCCCGATGGCAAGACCCCCCACCCCTCCAACCACCGCGCCACCATCCTTGATGACGAAGGCACATGGTTCGGCTTCGAGCAGGAGTACTTCCTCTATCAGGACGGACGCCCTCTCGGTTTCCCGGAAGAAGGTTTCCCTGCTCCCCAGGGTCCGTACTACACGGGCGTGGGCTACAAGTATGTGGGTGACATCGCCCGCCAGATTGTGGAAGAGCACCTTGACCTCTGCCTTGACGCCGGCATCAACCACGAAGGCATCAACGCCGAAGTGGCCAAGGGCCAGTGGGAATTCCAGATCTTCGGCAAGGGCTCCAAGAAGGCCGCTGACGACGTATGGACGGCCCGCTACCTCCTGATGCGCCTTTGCGAGAAGTATTGCGTGGACGTTGAATTCCATTGCAAGCCCATCAAGGGCGACTGGAACGGCTCCGGCATGCACGCCAACTTCTCCACCGAGTTCATGCGGACGAAGGGTGGCAAGGAATACTTCGAGAAGCTCATGGGTTCCTTCCAGAAGAACATGGACGAGCATATCGCCGTCTATGGTCCGGACAACCACCTGCGTCTGACCGGCCTGCATGAAACGCAGTCCATCGACAAGTTCACCTACGGCATCGCCGACCGCGGATCCTCCATCCGTATCCCCCACAGCTTCGTGAACAGCGGCTACAAGGGCTACCTCGAAGACCGCCGTCCGAACAGCCAGGGCGACCCCTACCAGATTGCTTCCCGCATTCTCAAGACCATCGCCGAAGTCCCGACTGCCTAAGTAAGTCGGCACCAGCGGCGGATGGTCTGAGCTAAAGTTCTCATCATCCAACCACTCGAGCGGCACTGCCTTCACTGGCAGTGCCGTTTTTTTGTCTGTTCGGAGCATTGGGAAAAGGTCGACAGCCGCGAGTTTCACCGCTGATGCCACGTTTTTGGTGGTCAGGAACACGTGCTTTCCGATACAAAGGGCACGCGTCCGCTTTCAGCTTCCTCTCCACCATGAAACGCCGCCACCTCCTCACGCTTCCCCTGGCTGCATGTGCATTCCTTGCAGCCTGTTCACCTTCGAGTGACAAACCCGGAACTCAGACTGGAAGTGGAAACGATAGCGGCAATGGCAAAGGCCGCCTCTTCGCTGCCTCCTTCATGACGATGAACAATCCCTTCTTCGTCGATCTCAACGAAGGACTCAAGAAGGTGGTGGAATCCAATGGCGATCGGCTCGTGACGCTCGACTCGCAATTCAACAGCCTGAAGCAGAAGAACGATCTCTCCGATGTCCTGCAGCAAAATCCTGCAGCCATCTTCCTGAATCCTGTGAACTGGGAAGGCATCCGCGGCAGTCTCATTGAAGCGAAGCGCAAAGGCGTCCCCATCATCGTGGTGGACACAGATGTGAGTGATTCGGAACTCGTGCTCTGCCAGGTGATCAGCGACAACATCGGTGCAGGCCGTCTCGCCTGTGAGGAACTCGCCAAGGTGAAACCAAATGCCAAGGTGGTCATCCTTCACCTCTCCACCGCCAAGTCCTGCATTGACCGCGTGGCAGGCTTCAAGGAAGTAATGGCCAAACATCCCGGCATGACCCTGCTGGATACGCAGGAGGGCAAGGGTAGCATTGAAGGAGGCCGCCCCGTGATGCGCGACCTGCTGGGCCGCTATCCGGAACTCGATGCGGTGTTCCCCATCAATGATCCCTGCGCACTCGGCGCCTTCTCCGCCATCGAAGCAGCGGGTAAAGCGGGCCAAGTCACGATTGTCACCGTGGATGGTTCACGTGAAGCAGCCGCCGCCATCAAGGAGGGAAAGATACACTCCACCTCCGCGCAGTTCCCCAAGGAGATTGGGCGCGTAGCCGCTGAGAAGGCGTACGAGCATCTCGCAGGCAAGACCATTGAGAAGGACATCCGCATTCCGGTGAAGTCCGTGACGAAGCAGAATGCCGATGAGTTTCTGAAGTAGGCGGCCTCCCGCTCGTTCAGTCCCGGCGCCACTTTCACATGAACGCCTTCCTTCGCCAGCAATTCGCCCTGCTCGTGACCACCGCGCACCTCATCGCGTTGTTTGGCTGGCGTGTGCCGAACTTTCTCACCTCGAGCAATCTCCTGGATCTCGCCCAGCAGATTGGCGTGAATACCATCCTCGCGTTTGGGATGACGCTGGTGATCCTCATCGGAGGAATCGATCTGTCGGTGGGCGCACTGGTCGCGCTGGTAGGCACGGTGACCACCTTCTGCATGGTGCATACGACTGCACCCGATGGCTCTGTCATTGGCCTTGGTTGGAGCGTCTTTCCTGCCATGCTCGCCGGGTTCGCGACGGCCGCACTCTTCGGCCTATTCCATGGGGTGGCAGTTTCGAAGACGCAGATGCCCGCCTTCATCGTCACCTTGGGCACCATGCTGGTCGCGCGTGGTCTGGCCCTGCGTTTCAATGAAGGTCGTCCCCTCAGCCTTCCCGGTTCCCAGGAGACATATCTCTTCATCGGTAATGGCCGCATCTTCGATGCCGTTCCCATGCCAGTGGTCATTCTGCTGGCGGTGTATCTTCTCACTGCGGCCCTGCTGCACCTGACCGTCTTCGGCCGCCACCTCTACGCCATTGGGGACAACCGGCTCGCCGCCCTCTACTCCGGCATCCCGGTATCACGGTGTGAGATAATCGTGTACATCCTGGCAGCCCTGCTCACTGCCACTGCCGGCATGATCCATGCCTCCCAACTCTACGGCGCCGAACCCGCCTCCGGCCAGGGATTCGAACTCAACGCCATCGCCGCCGCCGTGGTGGGAGGGGCAAGCCTGAAAGGTGGTCGAGGTACCATGACCGGCACTCTCTTGGGTGCCATCATCATCGGCATTCTCGACAAGGGCCTCAACCAAGCCGGCGTCCACTTCTCGCTCCAGTACATGATCAAAGGTGGCGTCATCCTCGCCGCCGTGTGGTGGGACGCGCGGAAAGCAAGGTAGGCGTGAAGCCTCCTTCATCACGGTTGGGACAATGTCCTGAATAGGTATTTAATCCCATACAGATTTAGCCTGTTCACGCGTCGGCAATAAGAGGCAAAATAAGAAGTTGCCTGAATATTCCTTTCTGATATTCAAGGGTCCTCCCTTAAGAAAAATCTTATACATCAACAGCCCCCTCCCTCACGCTCCCCTCATGCAAATAGTTAATAATGTGTTGGCAGTCACACGATTTAGCTTACTCGCCCTAGGATTCAGCATCGCATCTCACGGCACCGCCCAAGCCGGCCCAGTTGATAAGAACCCCGTGAAGCAAACGGCGGAGATCGCCGAGGTTCACCCCATGTACATCGGCACGGTCACCGGTGGCGTGAAGACGAATGACTCCTATACGGAGGGCAACTTCAGCATTGTCGCCCCCCTCTGGAGCACCCTCGGCAGCGACGCCACGCTGAGCGGCGGTCTTCTATTTCTGGAGCCCTACATTTCCTACGGCGAGGGTGGCGAAGTCGCCGCCTCCGTGGGCCTCGGCTACCGGTACCTGTTTGGCACCCAGCCTCTCAGCGCTCTCACCCATCACGATGGCCACCAGGCGGGCTTCTTCGAGGAGGGCGCTTTCGTCGGGGCAAACGTATTCGCCGACATGCTGAATACCGAGGCCGACAATCAATTCTGGCAACTTGGAGTCGGTCTGGAAGTGGGTACACGCTACGTGGAACTCCGCGGGAACTACTACATCCCCCTCTCTGACAAGCAACTCGCCGAAGAGCGTCGCACGCGGGAAACCTTCCGCAGCACCCAGACGAGCAGCAGTGTCGTTGGTGGCGGCCAGCAGATCCATTCGTACTCGGACCCATACGCCACCGGCAATTCCATTGCCCAAAACGAGGTGTTCTCGAACTCGATCACTCAAGTCACCCGGACCACCACCACTACCACCACCATCGAGCGCCTCTTCCGTCGCTATGAGGAAGGCATGGAGGGCTGGGATGCGGAAATCGCCGTCCTGGTTCCCGGGCTCGACCGCTACATGGATGTCATGCTCATCGGCGGCTACTACAGCTTCGACAACCAGCCCTTCGGACCACAGGAAGGTGGCACTGGCAATGTGCAGGGATGGAAGGCTGGCGTCGAGATCCGCCCCGTACCTGCCCTGATTCTCAGTGGCACCTGGTATGAAGACGAGCGCCTCACCGGTGGTGATTGGACTCTCGGTCTGCAGATGCAGGTTCCCTTCGAAGCCAGCGACCTCGGCGATGGCAAGAATTTCTGGAGCCGCATTGGCGATTCCTTCAAGCCGCGTCGCCGCCACCTGATGGAGCGCCTTGCTGAACCGGTGAGCCGCCAGAACGCCGCCGTGAAGATTGCAAGCAGCGTGGAGGAATCCTCTGAAGTGGTCTCCCACAGCAGCAGCACCCGTGTGCAGCGCACCACGCGCGTGCTTGCCCAGAGCGAGCGGCAACTCGTGCTGGCAGACGACATCGTCTTCGTGAACAACGGCGATGCCGTGGGTAATGGCATTCAAGCAGGCACCACCCTCGGCGGCGGCGCCAATGGAACGGCGGAGCATCCTTTCAATACCATCACCGAAGGAACGGCAGCCGCTGGAACCAAGACGACCCAGGGCAACAAGACCTGGACGGTCTACACCCAAGGTGACACCGGCACTCCCTACAATGAAGTCGTGAACCTCACTGCCAACACCAAACTGGTCAGCTCCTTCCATGCGCTCGAAGGTCTGGGTGGAAAGACGTTCGGAGGAGATACAGCCCGCCCCATCTGGAATGGCCGCTTGCTTGCAAGCAACATCCCCTCTGTGCAACTCACCGGCTATGACATTCGCACCACGGTCCTCGGAGGCTCCATCAATGTGCAGAACATCCAGAATCTGGTCATCACGGAAAATCTGTTTGATGTGAACACCGGCAAATATGCGGGCGGCGGCGCCATTTACTCCACCAGCAACGGCAATACACATTCCGAAATCGACATCACTGGCAACCGGTTTACGGGTATCACCATTGATGGTGTGGCCGTTGAAAGCCGCGACACCGCATCCGTTGTCATCTCAGTGGCAGGTAATGAGTTTGATGGAAACTTCAGCAGCGCGTTTTATGGCTCGGCAAATGTCACTGCCAGCAACATCGCCGCGACGCTGGAAGGCAACACCCTGCGGGGCTCCTATTCGAATGGTTTCTTCCATGGCAGTGGTGACAACAGTCACTTCAACATGGACGTACTCAGCAACACCTTCGCCGGAACATTTCTCGGTGCTGGCATCCGCTACAACAACTCTGAAGTCGTAGGCACCCCCAACACGGGTCTGGTGCAGGGCAACGTGTTTAGCGGCACCTTTGGCGATGGGGTATTGCTGGCTGCCCATTTCGACACAGGCTCCCTCAATGTAACTGTCACTGACAATGAATTCAGCGGCACATTCCGCTACGGGGTTAACGTCAATACCCTGCTCGTCGGGAGTGCCATCAATGCCACCATCACCGAAAACTCACTCACCGGCGACTTCAATTCCGGCATCTTCGTCGACAACCGGGGAGGTCAAGTGACGTCAACCATCAGCAACAACCTCTTGAATGGAACCTTTGACAACAATGGCATTCGCGTTTCCTCCCTGATCTCCAGCGGCAGCGCCCTCACGAATGTCACCGGATTCCAAGGGAACATCATCAGCGGCATCTCACAAACAGGCATCCTGGTCACTCGGAGTGGAGCCGCTGTCATCAATGTAAACGGCACCCTTAATCCCGCCGTTAGCAATGAGGTCAGCAACGAAACTGGGAACGCACTGGAGTCTACCGGCTTCACCCTCCCCGGGCACGGTGGTGGCCAGTTCTACCTGAACGGCCAGCTCATCACGATGCCAGCGACGCTTCCTTAACGAGATCTACCGGAAGTCCTCAGTCCCGAACCCGGCTGTGCCCATGGTGCAGCCGGGTTTTCTGGTGCCTGCGCTTTTCGCGCCAGGCAGCCTCCTCGCAAGTAAGGCGTTCACGCTTCAGTCAAGGAAGCGAGCCCAGCAGCCCCTGCAGTTCCCTGAGGTCAATGGGCTTCACCAGGAAGGCATCGAACCCCGCCTTTCTCCCCTCCTCCCGGCTATCGACGCTGCCGTAGCCGGTCATGGCGATGAGGAAGACGCCGGACAAGTCAGGCATGGAGCGGAGCTTGCGTGCCACTTCAAATCCATCCATGCCGGGAAGGCCAATATCGAGCATCACTACCTCGGGCTTGAACTCGGCTGCCACTTCGAGGGCTTCGGTGCCTGAGTAAGCAGTCCGCGTCTCATGGCCCAGGCGAGTTTGGAGAATCGCGAGACTGCGGGCAGAGTCCGTATTGTCATCCACAATCAGGAGGCGGCGTGGTGCGGTCGCCGTCTGGAAGGCGGGTTTGCCACGAGCGGGTGATGCACCTGCCGGAGGAGCAGTCATGGCAGGCAAACGCACGATGAACTGGGAACCCTGCCCCAGTCCCTTGCTGCGTGCTTCAATCGTTCCGCCATGCAGGCGCACGATGCGTTGTACCAGTGTGAGTCCGATTCCCAGCCCGCCATGCCTGCGGTCCAAGGTGCGGCTCGCCTGCACAAAGAGATCGAAGATGCGCGGCAGAAGCTCGGGCTCAATGCCCGTGCCGTCATCAGTCACTGAGATGATGACATCGGGACCGGCACGCTCTGCATTCACGGTGATGTGGCAACCTTCACCGCCGTACTTGCTGGCATTCATCAAAAGATTGCCAAACACCTGTTCAAGCCGCGTCGAGTCAGCGTGGAGATAAACGGGAGACTCCGGCAGCTTGATGGCCAGCTCCTGCCCGCGTGAAGCACACTCGGAGCGTATCAAGCTACTGGCGGCCTGGACGACCGAGGCGAGATTCACCGACTCCTTGCGCAAC
Protein-coding regions in this window:
- a CDS encoding sugar ABC transporter substrate-binding protein, coding for MKRRHLLTLPLAACAFLAACSPSSDKPGTQTGSGNDSGNGKGRLFAASFMTMNNPFFVDLNEGLKKVVESNGDRLVTLDSQFNSLKQKNDLSDVLQQNPAAIFLNPVNWEGIRGSLIEAKRKGVPIIVVDTDVSDSELVLCQVISDNIGAGRLACEELAKVKPNAKVVILHLSTAKSCIDRVAGFKEVMAKHPGMTLLDTQEGKGSIEGGRPVMRDLLGRYPELDAVFPINDPCALGAFSAIEAAGKAGQVTIVTVDGSREAAAAIKEGKIHSTSAQFPKEIGRVAAEKAYEHLAGKTIEKDIRIPVKSVTKQNADEFLK
- a CDS encoding response regulator gives rise to the protein MTPTEPIKFLLVDDLEANLQALVALLRRDGLELLTARSGSEALELLLAHDISLAFLDVQMPVMDGFELAEVMRSTERTRQIPIIFLTAGIVDSQRRIRGYETGAVDFLAKPIEAHVLLNKAATFFDLACQRRELALTNAKLEQADRLKDEFLAMLAHELRNPLAPLRNAAEILQSDYAETEERGQALNILSRQIENMTRMIDDLLDVSRITEGKIELRKESVNLASVVQAASSLIRSECASRGQELAIKLPESPVYLHADSTRLEQVFGNLLMNASKYGGEGCHITVNAERAGPDVIISVTDDGTGIEPELLPRIFDLFVQASRTLDRRHGGLGIGLTLVQRIVRLHGGTIEARSKGLGQGSQFIVRLPAMTAPPAGASPARGKPAFQTATAPRRLLIVDDNTDSARSLAILQTRLGHETRTAYSGTEALEVAAEFKPEVVMLDIGLPGMDGFEVARKLRSMPDLSGVFLIAMTGYGSVDSREEGRKAGFDAFLVKPIDLRELQGLLGSLP
- a CDS encoding right-handed parallel beta-helix repeat-containing protein; this translates as MKQTAEIAEVHPMYIGTVTGGVKTNDSYTEGNFSIVAPLWSTLGSDATLSGGLLFLEPYISYGEGGEVAASVGLGYRYLFGTQPLSALTHHDGHQAGFFEEGAFVGANVFADMLNTEADNQFWQLGVGLEVGTRYVELRGNYYIPLSDKQLAEERRTRETFRSTQTSSSVVGGGQQIHSYSDPYATGNSIAQNEVFSNSITQVTRTTTTTTTIERLFRRYEEGMEGWDAEIAVLVPGLDRYMDVMLIGGYYSFDNQPFGPQEGGTGNVQGWKAGVEIRPVPALILSGTWYEDERLTGGDWTLGLQMQVPFEASDLGDGKNFWSRIGDSFKPRRRHLMERLAEPVSRQNAAVKIASSVEESSEVVSHSSSTRVQRTTRVLAQSERQLVLADDIVFVNNGDAVGNGIQAGTTLGGGANGTAEHPFNTITEGTAAAGTKTTQGNKTWTVYTQGDTGTPYNEVVNLTANTKLVSSFHALEGLGGKTFGGDTARPIWNGRLLASNIPSVQLTGYDIRTTVLGGSINVQNIQNLVITENLFDVNTGKYAGGGAIYSTSNGNTHSEIDITGNRFTGITIDGVAVESRDTASVVISVAGNEFDGNFSSAFYGSANVTASNIAATLEGNTLRGSYSNGFFHGSGDNSHFNMDVLSNTFAGTFLGAGIRYNNSEVVGTPNTGLVQGNVFSGTFGDGVLLAAHFDTGSLNVTVTDNEFSGTFRYGVNVNTLLVGSAINATITENSLTGDFNSGIFVDNRGGQVTSTISNNLLNGTFDNNGIRVSSLISSGSALTNVTGFQGNIISGISQTGILVTRSGAAVINVNGTLNPAVSNEVSNETGNALESTGFTLPGHGGGQFYLNGQLITMPATLP
- a CDS encoding ABC transporter permease — translated: MNAFLRQQFALLVTTAHLIALFGWRVPNFLTSSNLLDLAQQIGVNTILAFGMTLVILIGGIDLSVGALVALVGTVTTFCMVHTTAPDGSVIGLGWSVFPAMLAGFATAALFGLFHGVAVSKTQMPAFIVTLGTMLVARGLALRFNEGRPLSLPGSQETYLFIGNGRIFDAVPMPVVILLAVYLLTAALLHLTVFGRHLYAIGDNRLAALYSGIPVSRCEIIVYILAALLTATAGMIHASQLYGAEPASGQGFELNAIAAAVVGGASLKGGRGTMTGTLLGAIIIGILDKGLNQAGVHFSLQYMIKGGVILAAVWWDARKAR
- a CDS encoding glutamine synthetase beta-grasp domain-containing protein → MAKYKLEYIWLDGYTPVPNLRGKTQIKEFASFPKLEELPLWGFDGSSTQQAEGRSSDCVLKPVAVYPDTTRKNGVLVMCEVMMPDGKTPHPSNHRATILDDEGTWFGFEQEYFLYQDGRPLGFPEEGFPAPQGPYYTGVGYKYVGDIARQIVEEHLDLCLDAGINHEGINAEVAKGQWEFQIFGKGSKKAADDVWTARYLLMRLCEKYCVDVEFHCKPIKGDWNGSGMHANFSTEFMRTKGGKEYFEKLMGSFQKNMDEHIAVYGPDNHLRLTGLHETQSIDKFTYGIADRGSSIRIPHSFVNSGYKGYLEDRRPNSQGDPYQIASRILKTIAEVPTA
- a CDS encoding protein phosphatase 2C domain-containing protein, which gives rise to MTETDPDSLPASTSQPEPGPQPTHLHWSGMTHKGRVRPNNEDAFLALTFDAREVRFLGKIGDGSLAESDYIFAVSDGMGGAASGEFASRIAVDKITRLLPRSFKFSAQRMVPGFEDILDTLFDRIHEELTRLGRGYPECAGMGATLSLGWFTPEWMYFAHLGDSRIYYLPKEEGGMTQITHDHSHVGWLRRTGKINEREQRSHPRKNVLQQALGAGHQILNPHIGAVKCEVGDKFLFCTDGLTDGLWDRAIRDHLLTPSLADTAKPPAQRLVEASLAESGRDNITAVVVEVR
- a CDS encoding serine/threonine protein phosphatase; its protein translation is MQEVKDTVRAMVRIGYDGRVHKTFRGHNAKERFENEVRVLKYLEEKGCDFVPKVLEADAEALKLVTTNCGARVEHMSEEKMKQVFGKLEHYGVRHEDAFLRNITYNAREGRFCVIDFEFATLLDEQPPSQEATLPAPAA